The following nucleotide sequence is from Solidesulfovibrio carbinolicus.
TTTCCATCAACCTGCGCGCGTTTTCCGATGACTGGTTTTTCACGCCGCGCTGGATGTACGCCGCCACCGTGGATTATCTGCGGCTTCTGGCTTCGCCGCCGACCCTGGCCGACGTGCCGGCCTGGCTGTTTTCCGGCGAGCGCGACCCGGCCGTCTGGTGGGCGGCGCGCACACGTCGGGACGCCTCCGGGCACGAGGCGCTCTTCCGGGAAATCAACGCCCGGCGCAACCGGCTCATGGCCGCGCCAACGCCCGGCCTTTCCCCGGAAGAGGCCAAACGCCGCCAGCTTTTCATCAAACACTACATGACCGATATCTCGGCCGGCCATCCCATGATCGGCCATCTGCTGGACACGGCGGCCAGGCTGTCCCGGGCCGGCGTGACGACGCTTTTTTACCTGACGCCCATCGACATGAAAGGCGGCATGTCGCTTGTGGGCGGAGAGTTCGCAGCCACGGTCTCGGACAACGCCCGGCGCGTAGTCAGGACGCTGACCGAGGCCGGCGTGGACTGCCTGGACCTGTCGGCGCTGCTGCCCGAGGACCGGTTCGTGGACCGCGACTACGCCTGCGAGCACCTCAACCTGGCCGGCCGCCGCCAGGTAGCCGAGGCCCTGGCTGCCCATCTGGCCAAAGCCGCCAAACCGGCGGCCGGGGCGACGTCCCGATAATTCGGGCCTGCGTCTGGCCGGATAGCGCCTTGGCTTTGCCCCCATAAAAATAGAACGCGCCGCCCTGTTTCCAGATCGGCGCATCATGTCGCTCCACGGCGAATATCGGCCCCCACTTTCGGGCTTGTTACGACGCCACCATTTTTTGAATGCCGGCTAGCAGGGCTTGAAAACTTTTTGAACAATTGTGGTCAAGGGCCATAAAAGGGGCGATCGCCCGCGAACCAGACATTTTTTCGTAGGCATAGCCTGTCAGCACGGAAAGTTCTTTTGACGGAGACCCCAGGTTGTCGGGATTTCTGTATTTCTTCTTCTGCTGCAACTTCTTGATTCCAGAAAGATTAAGCCCTTGCTCCACTGCGGCAAGGTCACCCAAATAAAAACTTTCCAATTCCCGGCAAGCGATTCGGATAAGCACACTTGTCTTGCCAGACTCCTCACACAACCTCGCCAGCTTTGATTTAATCGCCTTGCAGTCCCCGGAATCCTGATCCCGTACGATGATAAAAACCGAATCCGGCAAACACCAAGACTTCAGTTTGCGGACGATATTCTTTTCTAAATGTTGTTTCCCCTGGAATATGACATATCTTACTTGCCAATACGAAGGCATGACTCGAAACACGATGCGCTCCAGCATCGCCTTGGCCGAGGGCTCTTCCAGACAAAAGACCAGCGTCTTCATTGAGGGTCCGCTCCCTCAAAAAAACCCTGTTCCCAGAGATAGCCCATTTGATCGCCTTCAGCCATGTATACGGCCAATTGGTGGTCATCCCTGGCCCGGCGAATCTGGGTATAGCCCTTGGTCTTGATGAGCCAAAAAACCTCGTCCAATTTGGCGGCGTTGAGAAAATCCGGAGAATGCGTCGAAACAAAAACCTGGCCGCCCCGATGGGCATAGGCCCTGAACTCTTCGGCGAGTTCCCACAACAGTTTCGGGTACAGTTGATTTTCAGGTTCCTCAACGCACAAGAGAGGATGGGGATCAGGATCATAAAGCAGCGTTAAATAGGCGAGCATTTTGATGGTGCCGTCGGAAACATAGCGGGCTAAAAAAGGGTCCTCGAACGCCCCGTCTTGAAACTTCAACAAGACGCGCCCTTCTTCCGTCGTCTTCGACTCGACGCTCGTGATGCCGGGAACGCGCATTTGCAGCAGCGACAAGATTTTGTCGAAGGCCGTACGATTGTTCTTGTACAAGTATTCTATGACAAGCGATAGATTCTCACCCTCCCGGGAAAGGTGCTCGGCATAACCGGCCTCTTGTTCCGGCCGGGCCTTGCTTATATGAAAATCGGAGATGTGCCAGTTCTCTATGAGATTGCCGAGCGCCATCACTGCCGGAAAACGTTCAAATTGCGCCAGACCCTTTGTGGCCAGGATATCCGCTGATTTCAGCTTCTGTTCTTCCCTGTCCAATTCCCGAACATCATTGGTTGTCTCCAGTTCATTGGTGACAGCTGTCCCTTGTCCACGCGAGAAATCCAGAAAATGCCACGGTTGCCCGCTGCTGCCCCGGCGATACTTAAGAATTTCCCGTTCAACGATGGCCTTGCCATTGTGCTCGCCAATTTGCAGGAAATACGTCGTCAGCGGACTGTCTGGGCCAGTGCGAAACTTCAATTCAATCTCTATGGGACCCTGGGCGTTTCGGCTGCGGACTTCCTGGAATCCCCGACTGCCGCCCAACTTTGCCAAAGCGACATTGATGTTGCTCGCCATCGCGTCGCGCAAAAAGCCGAACACCTGAAAGATCGTCGATTTTCCCGTGCCGTTGGCGCCGACAATGACGCAGAAGCTTGGCAGATCCGTGAGTTCGGCGTCCTGGAAGGATTTGAAATTGCGCAGCCGTATGGATTCAATTTTCATCCCATTTTCCTCCCAGTCGAACCATGGCGGCAACGCAGTAGCGAACACCCGTTCATCGCGGGTAATTACACCGCATGTCGTTAAAACAGAAGGTCTTCTCGTTTACCCTAAAACGCCGTCCCGTTCGCCGCGATGTCGGCCACCAAGCGTTCCTTGAGGCGCTTCGACACCGGCCCGGGCCGGCCGTCGCCGATGGGGACGCCGTTGTAACGCACGATGCTCAGGCAATCGTTGGTGGTGCCCAGGATGAACATTTCCCGCGCCGTGGCGATGTCTGCCTCGCGGATGCCGGTAAAGACCACTTCCATTTCGTTTTCAATGAGTTCCACGGCCCGAAGCAGGGTGGTGCCGGTCAGCGCGTTGGTGAGCTCCGGCACGACGAAACGGCCGGCGGCGTCCACGATGCAGATGTTTTCCGTGGCCCCTTCGGCCAAAAAGCCCTTGTCGTCGTAGCAGACCGGGTAGTCCTCGCCGCGCGCGGTCGCCTCGCGCTTCATGAGCACATTGGGCAGGTAGTCGATGGATTTGATGCGGGCCAGATAGTTCTGTTTGGCCGGGATGGAGGTGCGAAAGGCGGTGACGCCCTTGGCAAAGGACGCGGCCGGCCGGGGATGGAAGCGGTAGGCCACGATGGTCAGGCTCGGGGTCGGGCATTCGGCCGGGTCGATGCCAAAGCCCCCGGGGCCGCGTCCCACAAGCACCCGCACCATGCCGTCGTCGATGCCGCCGGCCCGGCAGACGTCAAGGGTCAGCTGGGCGACCTCGTCCCAGGAGCACGGCGGATCAAGATGGATCGCCGCCGCCGAGCGGGCCATGCGGTCGAAATGGGGCTGCACCTGATACAGTTTTCGACCGATGTATTTGAGCGTCTCGAAGACGCCGTCGCCACGGTGGACGAGGTGGTCGTCCAGCGGCATGAGCATGAGGCGCGGGTCCTTGCCGATGACGCCGATACGGTGGTCGTAAAACGCCAGCACGCCCTCGCCGCCCGGGCGCGGCGCGGCCAGCAGGCGTTCCAAATACGTTTGGGCGTCAGCAATCTCAGGCATGGGACACTCCTTCTATGCAAAATGGGGGAAACGACGCTCGGCCGCTTCCCCCGTTTGCCCCGCTTACGAGGCCTTAGCAAGCACCATTCGCGCGTTGTCGCAGCGCCATTTTCCATGGTCCGCACCAACGCTCCCCTTCTACCCATTTGGGGGGTCCGGGGGCCTCAGGCCCCCGGCCGCCGGAGGCACTCTTCCATCTTCTTCCCTAAACGCGAACCTGGCCGCGTTCCAGGAGCAGTTCGGCGATCTGCACGGCGTTGAGCGCCGCGCCCTTGCGGATGTTGTCGGCCACGATCCACAGGTGCAGGCCGTTTTCGATGGTGTTGTCCTCGCGGATGCGTCCGACGAAGACCGGGTCTTCGCCGCCGGCCATCAGCGGCATGGGATAGATCTTCTCGGCCGGGTTGTCGTAGACCACGACGCCCGGAGCCTGGGACAGGATTGCCCGGGCTTCCTTGGCCGTGATCTTTTTCTCGGTCTCGATGTTGACCGACTCGCTGTGGCCGTAGAAGACCGGCACGCGCACGGTGGTGGCCGTCACCTTGATGGAGTCGTCGCCCATGATCTTGTTGGTCTCTTTGATCATCTTGATCTCTTCGAAGGTGTAGTCACCATCGGAGAAGACGTCGATCTGGGGCAGACAGTTGAACGCGATCTGGTGCGGATACACCTTCACGTCCGGTTCCTGGCTGTTGAACAGCTGGCGCACCTGCGTTTCCAGCTCGGCAATGGCCTTCTGGCCGGTGCCGGACACGGCCTGATAGGTGGAAACGATGACGCGCTTGATTTTCCCCACGTCGTGCAGGGGCTTGAGCGCCACCACCATCTGGATGGTCGAACAGTTGGGATTGGCGATGATGCCCTTGTGCCAGTCCACGTCCTCGGGATTGACCTCGGGCACCACCAGCGGCACCTCGGGGTCCATGCGCCAGGCGCTGGAATTGTCGATAACCACGCAGCCCGACTTGACCGCGAACGGAGCAAACTGTTTCGAGGTGGAGCCGCCGGCGGAAAACAGCGCGATGTCGACGCCTTCAAAGGATTTCTCGGTCATTTCCTCGACGATGAGTTCCCCGCCGGCAAACGGCACGGTAGTGCCGGCCGAGCGCGAGGACGCCAAGGCTTTCACGGTCGTTGCCGGGAAAGCGCGACCTTCCAGCGTCTTGAGCATTTCACGGCCAACGGCGCCCGTGGCGCCGGCCACTGCCACAACCAACTCGCCCCCGCCCATACGATCCTCCGTAAGGCAATCTGCGTGTGTGCCGCACTCCGCAACCGAGCGCATCCCGACAGGAAGCGCGGCGAAAATTAGCGTCAAATCGTTGCCAGAAGGTCAGGGGGAGAAGCCTCCGGCGGCCAAAGGGCTGGCGCCCTTTGGAAACCCGCAATGGGAACGGCT
It contains:
- a CDS encoding aminotransferase class IV, with protein sequence MPEIADAQTYLERLLAAPRPGGEGVLAFYDHRIGVIGKDPRLMLMPLDDHLVHRGDGVFETLKYIGRKLYQVQPHFDRMARSAAAIHLDPPCSWDEVAQLTLDVCRAGGIDDGMVRVLVGRGPGGFGIDPAECPTPSLTIVAYRFHPRPAASFAKGVTAFRTSIPAKQNYLARIKSIDYLPNVLMKREATARGEDYPVCYDDKGFLAEGATENICIVDAAGRFVVPELTNALTGTTLLRAVELIENEMEVVFTGIREADIATAREMFILGTTNDCLSIVRYNGVPIGDGRPGPVSKRLKERLVADIAANGTAF
- a CDS encoding aspartate-semialdehyde dehydrogenase, yielding MGGGELVVAVAGATGAVGREMLKTLEGRAFPATTVKALASSRSAGTTVPFAGGELIVEEMTEKSFEGVDIALFSAGGSTSKQFAPFAVKSGCVVIDNSSAWRMDPEVPLVVPEVNPEDVDWHKGIIANPNCSTIQMVVALKPLHDVGKIKRVIVSTYQAVSGTGQKAIAELETQVRQLFNSQEPDVKVYPHQIAFNCLPQIDVFSDGDYTFEEIKMIKETNKIMGDDSIKVTATTVRVPVFYGHSESVNIETEKKITAKEARAILSQAPGVVVYDNPAEKIYPMPLMAGGEDPVFVGRIREDNTIENGLHLWIVADNIRKGAALNAVQIAELLLERGQVRV
- a CDS encoding AAA family ATPase, whose protein sequence is MKIESIRLRNFKSFQDAELTDLPSFCVIVGANGTGKSTIFQVFGFLRDAMASNINVALAKLGGSRGFQEVRSRNAQGPIEIELKFRTGPDSPLTTYFLQIGEHNGKAIVEREILKYRRGSSGQPWHFLDFSRGQGTAVTNELETTNDVRELDREEQKLKSADILATKGLAQFERFPAVMALGNLIENWHISDFHISKARPEQEAGYAEHLSREGENLSLVIEYLYKNNRTAFDKILSLLQMRVPGITSVESKTTEEGRVLLKFQDGAFEDPFLARYVSDGTIKMLAYLTLLYDPDPHPLLCVEEPENQLYPKLLWELAEEFRAYAHRGGQVFVSTHSPDFLNAAKLDEVFWLIKTKGYTQIRRARDDHQLAVYMAEGDQMGYLWEQGFFEGADPQ
- a CDS encoding DUF4276 family protein — translated: MKTLVFCLEEPSAKAMLERIVFRVMPSYWQVRYVIFQGKQHLEKNIVRKLKSWCLPDSVFIIVRDQDSGDCKAIKSKLARLCEESGKTSVLIRIACRELESFYLGDLAAVEQGLNLSGIKKLQQKKKYRNPDNLGSPSKELSVLTGYAYEKMSGSRAIAPFMALDHNCSKSFQALLAGIQKMVAS